A genomic region of Acidobacteriota bacterium contains the following coding sequences:
- a CDS encoding tetratricopeptide repeat protein, translating into MAADSPRVLELRRRVQADPASITFAQLAEECRRAGDAAEAVDICRAGLAHHPGYLSARVTLGRALLEVGRLDEAAVELTTVVQAAPTNLPAIRGLAEIHQQRGDMAQALAHYQRALQLAQFDPDLEDSVERLSQVVAPAPVLAPPSPVKVEDLFDFDTLLRQLGETSSASADEVRYGASGGGPPVVPPMIAASAIDAVDLQQQPADAFADVERDLRERAELRAAEERAERERAERLAAEARAEREHAERVAAEARAEREHTERIAAEARAEREHEERMAAEKRAEREHAERMAAEERAEAERRAAEQRAAEARAAEARAAEERAAQQAARERAERFAAEEQAARDRVAQQAAEEQAARVRLAARRQAAVVADLEQWLGAIEADRQTRDTA; encoded by the coding sequence GTGGCTGCCGATAGCCCGCGGGTCCTCGAACTGCGACGCCGGGTCCAAGCGGACCCGGCGTCGATTACTTTTGCGCAACTGGCGGAGGAGTGTCGCCGGGCCGGCGACGCTGCCGAGGCCGTGGACATCTGCCGCGCCGGCCTGGCGCATCACCCGGGCTACCTGTCGGCGCGGGTCACGCTGGGCCGGGCCCTGCTCGAAGTGGGGCGGTTGGACGAGGCCGCGGTCGAGCTGACCACCGTCGTGCAGGCGGCGCCCACCAACTTGCCGGCCATCCGTGGCCTGGCTGAAATCCACCAACAGCGCGGCGACATGGCGCAAGCCCTGGCGCACTATCAGCGCGCCCTCCAGCTGGCGCAGTTCGACCCGGACCTCGAAGACTCCGTTGAACGCCTCTCCCAGGTGGTTGCCCCGGCGCCGGTCCTGGCCCCGCCATCGCCTGTGAAGGTGGAAGACCTCTTCGACTTCGACACCCTGCTTAGGCAGCTGGGAGAAACGTCGTCCGCCTCTGCGGACGAAGTCCGCTACGGCGCGAGCGGAGGCGGGCCGCCGGTGGTGCCGCCGATGATCGCTGCTAGTGCCATCGATGCGGTTGACTTGCAGCAGCAGCCGGCCGATGCCTTTGCGGATGTCGAGCGCGACCTGCGGGAGCGGGCCGAGCTGCGAGCCGCCGAGGAACGCGCCGAGCGCGAGCGGGCTGAGCGGCTGGCCGCCGAAGCGCGTGCCGAGCGCGAACACGCCGAGCGGGTGGCCGCCGAGGCGCGGGCCGAACGCGAGCACACTGAGCGGATCGCCGCCGAGGCGCGTGCCGAACGGGAGCACGAGGAGCGGATGGCGGCCGAGAAGCGTGCCGAACGCGAGCACGCCGAGCGGATGGCTGCCGAAGAGCGCGCTGAAGCCGAACGCCGTGCTGCCGAGCAACGCGCTGCGGAAGCGCGCGCTGCTGAAGCACGGGCTGCTGAAGAACGGGCAGCGCAGCAGGCCGCGCGGGAGCGAGCTGAGCGGTTCGCGGCCGAAGAGCAAGCCGCGCGGGACCGCGTGGCGCAGCAAGCCGCCGAGGAACAAGCCGCCCGCGTCCGGTTGGCCGCGCGGCGCCAGGCGGCGGTCGTCGCCGACCTGGAGCAGTGGCTCGGGGCCATCGAGGCCGACCGCCAAACCCGCGACACCGCCTGA
- a CDS encoding PKD domain-containing protein, translating to MTIAVTPIDSGDFLNELARGVDIQLVPQGVILPTNPGLVAAFTVTPASPQAFSTAAFDASTTTNNGTACLTACNYAWNFGDGTSGSGMVTSHEYRTVGALQVSLTVTDSRGAQNTAVRTVTVAASTPPVASFLMSPTPVGVNQDVFFNAEQSRATLPRRIVSYGWNFGDGRTASGVTTARSFSTVGTYSIVLTVTDDAGSIGQATQSLSVTAAGAGISAALVFSPTAPLTTATEINFDASASTSTNPIVEYKFNWGDGSSEELQPGPINRHRFTRAGTYVVRLTIKDSLGRTATTTVSVTIT from the coding sequence GTGACGATTGCCGTCACGCCAATCGACTCCGGTGACTTCCTGAACGAGCTGGCCCGCGGGGTCGATATTCAGTTGGTGCCCCAGGGCGTGATTCTGCCGACCAACCCGGGCCTGGTTGCTGCATTCACGGTGACGCCGGCGTCGCCGCAGGCGTTCTCAACCGCCGCCTTCGATGCCTCGACGACCACCAACAACGGCACCGCGTGCCTCACTGCCTGCAACTATGCGTGGAACTTCGGCGACGGCACGTCGGGCTCGGGCATGGTCACGAGCCACGAGTACCGGACCGTGGGCGCTCTGCAGGTCAGCCTGACGGTCACCGACAGCCGTGGTGCGCAGAACACGGCGGTGCGGACGGTCACGGTGGCGGCGTCAACGCCACCGGTCGCGAGTTTCCTGATGTCGCCCACCCCGGTCGGCGTCAACCAGGACGTCTTTTTCAACGCCGAGCAGTCGCGCGCGACGTTGCCGAGACGGATTGTCAGCTACGGTTGGAACTTCGGCGACGGCCGTACCGCCAGTGGCGTGACCACGGCGCGCTCGTTCTCGACCGTCGGCACTTACAGTATCGTGCTGACCGTAACCGACGATGCCGGTTCGATTGGGCAGGCGACGCAGTCGCTGTCGGTCACCGCGGCCGGTGCCGGCATATCAGCTGCACTCGTGTTCTCACCGACAGCGCCGCTGACCACAGCGACCGAGATCAACTTCGACGCCAGTGCCAGCACCAGCACGAATCCCATTGTGGAATACAAATTCAACTGGGGTGATGGCAGCTCTGAGGAACTGCAACCCGGCCCCATCAACCGGCATCGCTTTACTCGCGCCGGCACCTACGTCGTCAGGCTGACGATCAAAGATTCACTGGGCCGCACGGCGACCACGACAGTCAGCGTGACGATCACGTAA
- the pilQ gene encoding type IV pilus secretin PilQ: MHGRIPRLVLAAPLAAALAVTLTASGPVPRGPGADTPALRSISSRLDGALSTVLIEASEPVAYLTSQPDPLTVLVDLRNTTAGSLAAMPIAAMLAPVAGVAIEGASAPDGAPVARVRVRLERAAKHRVRSSRNTILVEVDRGAAPGGAAVTTVPSIAPKAPTFAKAPTSAKAPAGETAGEPAVAKTTAVRAMATALRSITASEVSNGFAITLAGNGPLVASSVDETRDLPARVFLDFQGVTAGRAAPVTAVNAAGIERVRVATNSREPLVTRVVIDLARKLPYTVETVGEEIRVLFNRAVETLVPSASARESAGELRRDLAVTASGREGGPVAPPPPAPVEVAEVAASASAPNVVNELRREPAVAAIGREGGQAPSGLATLQTATNAQGQRTFTGDPITLDFQSADLRAVLRTFAEISGLNIVIDPSIQGTVDVSLRDVPWDQALDIILRANKLGYSVDGTIVRIVPVSVLAQETEDRKKLADASALAGELRVITRPLSYAQARDLVPIITKSALSPRGDVQIDTRTNTLIIRDLADRLQAASELIAALDTPQPQVEIEARIITLNRNFAKELGIQWGMNGRIDPSVGTTTGLVFPATAGAAATTGGVNLAAPSALGLALGSINGALNLDVQLRALENSGKVRIVSSPRVSTQNNIEAEITQGSQIPVQTISNNTVTVTFIPAALVLRVTPQITASGTVIMRIIVDKSAPNYSQTSAAQPTPSIDKQAAQTTVLVADGDTTVIGGIYNSAESSTQDRTPGLHRIPLIGWLFKNDTNRESQDELLIFITPKILK; encoded by the coding sequence ATGCACGGTCGCATTCCTCGACTGGTATTGGCTGCGCCCCTGGCGGCAGCCCTGGCGGTCACGTTGACTGCCAGCGGTCCGGTGCCGAGGGGCCCCGGCGCCGACACCCCAGCCCTACGTTCAATCTCGTCGCGGCTCGATGGCGCGCTCAGCACCGTGCTGATCGAAGCCAGCGAGCCGGTGGCGTACCTCACCAGCCAGCCGGACCCGTTAACGGTCCTGGTTGACCTGAGGAACACGACGGCCGGCAGCCTTGCTGCGATGCCGATCGCGGCGATGCTGGCGCCAGTGGCCGGTGTCGCGATTGAGGGGGCCAGCGCCCCCGACGGCGCGCCGGTGGCGCGCGTTCGCGTGCGCCTCGAACGGGCTGCCAAGCACCGCGTCCGCAGTTCGCGGAACACCATCCTCGTGGAAGTCGATCGAGGGGCCGCGCCAGGTGGAGCTGCCGTGACCACGGTGCCGTCGATTGCGCCCAAGGCGCCCACCTTCGCCAAGGCTCCCACCTCCGCCAAGGCTCCGGCGGGCGAGACGGCGGGCGAGCCCGCCGTCGCGAAGACCACGGCGGTTCGCGCCATGGCGACGGCACTGAGGTCGATCACGGCCTCAGAGGTGTCCAACGGTTTTGCGATCACGCTCGCTGGCAACGGTCCGCTGGTGGCGTCGTCGGTGGATGAAACCCGCGACCTGCCGGCGCGCGTGTTCCTCGACTTCCAGGGCGTCACCGCCGGCCGGGCCGCCCCGGTCACCGCCGTCAACGCGGCCGGGATCGAGCGCGTGCGCGTCGCGACCAACAGCCGCGAGCCGCTCGTCACGCGCGTCGTGATCGACCTGGCACGCAAGCTTCCGTACACGGTTGAAACAGTGGGAGAGGAGATTCGTGTCCTCTTCAATCGCGCCGTCGAGACCTTGGTCCCATCCGCCTCCGCTCGCGAGTCGGCTGGCGAGCTGCGGCGAGACCTCGCCGTAACGGCCTCCGGCCGCGAAGGCGGGCCGGTGGCGCCGCCTCCTCCTGCGCCGGTCGAAGTGGCGGAAGTGGCCGCGTCCGCCTCCGCTCCGAATGTCGTCAACGAGCTTCGGCGGGAGCCTGCCGTTGCGGCCATCGGCCGCGAAGGCGGGCAGGCGCCGTCGGGGCTCGCCACGCTGCAGACCGCGACCAACGCACAGGGCCAACGCACGTTCACGGGTGACCCGATCACCCTGGATTTCCAGAGCGCCGATCTGCGCGCCGTGCTGCGCACCTTCGCCGAGATCAGCGGCCTGAACATTGTGATCGACCCGTCCATCCAGGGCACGGTTGACGTGTCGTTGCGCGATGTCCCCTGGGACCAGGCGCTCGACATCATCCTGCGCGCCAACAAGCTGGGCTACAGCGTGGACGGCACCATCGTCCGTATCGTGCCGGTCAGCGTGCTGGCGCAGGAGACCGAAGACCGTAAGAAGCTGGCCGACGCCAGCGCCCTGGCCGGCGAACTGCGCGTCATCACCCGGCCGCTGAGCTATGCGCAGGCCCGCGACCTGGTGCCGATCATCACCAAGAGCGCGCTCTCGCCGCGTGGCGATGTCCAGATTGACACGCGCACCAATACGCTGATCATCCGCGACCTCGCGGATCGACTGCAGGCCGCCAGCGAGCTGATTGCCGCCCTCGACACGCCCCAGCCGCAGGTCGAGATCGAAGCCCGCATCATCACGCTCAATCGCAATTTCGCGAAGGAGCTCGGCATCCAGTGGGGCATGAACGGCCGCATCGACCCGTCGGTGGGCACCACCACCGGCCTGGTCTTCCCGGCGACCGCTGGGGCGGCCGCCACCACCGGCGGGGTCAACCTCGCCGCGCCGAGCGCGCTCGGCCTGGCGCTTGGCTCGATCAACGGCGCCCTGAACCTTGATGTTCAGCTGCGCGCCCTCGAAAACTCGGGCAAGGTGCGCATTGTCTCGAGCCCGCGGGTGTCAACCCAGAACAACATCGAGGCCGAGATCACGCAGGGTTCGCAGATTCCCGTGCAGACCATCTCGAACAACACCGTGACGGTGACCTTCATCCCCGCGGCGTTGGTGCTGCGCGTGACGCCGCAGATCACCGCCTCTGGCACCGTGATCATGCGCATCATCGTCGACAAGTCGGCGCCCAACTACTCGCAGACCTCCGCGGCGCAGCCGACCCCGTCGATCGACAAGCAGGCGGCGCAGACCACCGTGCTCGTGGCCGACGGCGATACGACCGTCATCGGCGGCATTTACAACAGCGCGGAATCGTCGACCCAGGACCGCACGCCGGGGCTGCATCGCATCCCGCTAATCGGCTGGCTGTTCAAAAACGACACCAACCGCGAGAGCCAGGACGAACTCTTGATCTTCATTACTCCCAAGATCCTGAAGTAG
- a CDS encoding pilus assembly protein PilP, whose product MHTPVVLVVVLLAGLTAETLHAQKPKAPAPAAPAAAPGPPLPAPPPNFQYSPDGRRDPFVDLVNRGTDAVRGNNASAKRPDGVPGLETNAIVVRGIMLSRGAFLAMVAGPDGKVFTVRAGDKLFDGVIRSITAQAVVILQEVNDPLSLEKQREVRKFLRGGEEVK is encoded by the coding sequence ATGCACACGCCCGTCGTTCTCGTCGTCGTCTTGCTGGCCGGCCTCACGGCCGAGACGCTGCACGCGCAGAAGCCGAAGGCGCCAGCGCCGGCCGCTCCTGCCGCCGCTCCGGGTCCGCCGTTGCCGGCCCCGCCGCCCAACTTCCAATACAGCCCAGACGGACGGCGCGATCCGTTCGTGGATCTGGTCAACCGCGGTACGGATGCGGTGCGCGGCAACAACGCGTCGGCCAAGCGCCCAGATGGCGTGCCCGGGCTCGAGACCAACGCGATTGTCGTCAGGGGGATCATGCTGAGCCGCGGCGCGTTTCTGGCCATGGTGGCGGGTCCCGACGGCAAGGTCTTCACGGTCCGCGCCGGCGACAAGTTGTTCGACGGCGTCATTCGTTCGATCACGGCGCAAGCAGTAGTCATTCTTCAGGAAGTCAACGATCCGCTGTCGCTCGAGAAGCAGCGCGAAGTGCGCAAGTTCCTGCGCGGTGGAGAAGAGGTCAAGTGA
- the pilO gene encoding type 4a pilus biogenesis protein PilO, whose translation MASLSFGKIPWQGQLGIFVAVSLAAAGAFYYYYEMPRQAAIATQSVELSAIRARISTGQATARQLPEFRAQVTELEARLDSLKPILPDERDAGDLLRRVQTLAVQSNLVIRGFRPQAISMKEMHAEWPISLQLEGTYHNLGLFLDRVSKFPRIINIGGLTLAQREGANSASTMTIACTATTFVLVEQPAAPAAAKGKKAPKKAPAKK comes from the coding sequence GTGGCTAGCCTCTCATTCGGCAAGATCCCGTGGCAGGGGCAGCTGGGCATCTTCGTGGCGGTCTCGCTCGCGGCCGCCGGCGCCTTTTACTACTACTACGAGATGCCGCGCCAGGCGGCGATCGCGACCCAGTCGGTCGAGCTGAGCGCGATTCGCGCCCGCATCAGCACGGGCCAAGCCACGGCCAGGCAGTTGCCCGAGTTCCGCGCCCAGGTCACCGAACTCGAGGCACGGCTCGACAGCCTCAAGCCGATCCTGCCCGACGAGCGCGACGCCGGCGACTTGCTGCGGCGGGTGCAGACGCTCGCGGTGCAATCGAACCTCGTCATTCGCGGCTTCCGCCCCCAGGCCATCAGCATGAAGGAAATGCACGCCGAGTGGCCGATCAGCCTCCAGCTCGAAGGCACGTATCACAACCTCGGCCTGTTCCTCGATCGCGTCAGCAAGTTCCCGCGCATTATCAACATCGGCGGCCTGACCCTCGCCCAGCGCGAAGGCGCCAATTCGGCGTCGACGATGACGATTGCGTGTACGGCGACGACCTTCGTGCTGGTCGAACAGCCCGCGGCGCCGGCTGCCGCCAAGGGCAAGAAGGCGCCGAAGAAGGCGCCGGCAAAGAAGTGA
- a CDS encoding PilN domain-containing protein gives MIRINLLSERRTVVAVSKGFQAGQKITVIGSLLVVLTLVGVGWRYWAIGQQEAQVVREVEAAKREEQRLAEILKQVQEFEARKVQLEQRVALIDELRKGQNAPVHMIDQVSRALPDMTWLTSVRQEGYNLTIQGRCLTLTSLSDFVGNLEASRYFRRPVEIVDSVVVSGSGATPDLIQFTIRGTFQMAGIDPPPPLTTGKKGGKRG, from the coding sequence ATGATTCGGATTAACCTCCTGTCGGAACGCCGCACCGTCGTCGCGGTCAGCAAGGGGTTCCAGGCCGGGCAGAAGATCACCGTGATCGGCAGCCTGCTGGTCGTGCTCACGCTCGTCGGCGTCGGCTGGCGCTACTGGGCGATCGGGCAGCAGGAAGCGCAAGTGGTGCGCGAGGTCGAGGCGGCCAAGCGGGAAGAGCAGCGCCTGGCCGAGATCCTGAAACAGGTGCAGGAGTTCGAGGCGCGCAAGGTGCAACTCGAGCAGCGGGTGGCCCTGATCGACGAACTGCGCAAGGGCCAGAACGCCCCCGTGCACATGATCGACCAGGTCAGCCGGGCCTTGCCCGACATGACGTGGCTGACCAGCGTGCGCCAGGAAGGTTACAACCTGACCATCCAGGGCCGCTGTCTCACGTTGACGTCGCTGTCGGACTTCGTCGGCAACCTCGAGGCCTCGCGCTACTTCCGGCGACCGGTGGAAATCGTCGACAGCGTGGTCGTCAGCGGTTCGGGTGCGACCCCCGACCTGATTCAGTTCACGATCCGCGGCACCTTCCAGATGGCGGGCATCGATCCACCGCCACCGCTCACGACCGGTAAAAAAGGAGGCAAGCGTGGCTAG
- the pilM gene encoding type IV pilus assembly protein PilM encodes MLFRRPKSLVGLDIGSSSVKAIELKASGKGYRVSAIGVESVPPDSIVDGAIIDGGAVADAVRRLFANKRFKAKDIVASLSGNSVIVKKITLPAMTESELSESIYWEAEQYIPFDIQDVNLDYEILDPGTGQDSQGSMEVLLVAAKKDKIADYTNVIAQAGKTPVIVDVDVFALQNAFEANYGFEPTAVVAILNAGASAININILTGAQSVFTRDVSMGGNAFTEAVQKELNLPYEAAEMLKKGQDVDGATFEDARAVLRAMTDNVLLEVEKTFDFFKATAASERIDRIMLCGGASRVEGFAESLRERFDTEVERFDPFRQVACDPKKLGIESAEDLAPVAAVAMGLALRKVGDR; translated from the coding sequence GTGCTGTTTCGTCGACCAAAAAGCCTGGTAGGCCTCGACATCGGGTCGAGTTCCGTCAAGGCGATCGAACTTAAAGCGTCGGGCAAGGGCTACCGCGTCTCGGCCATCGGGGTCGAATCGGTCCCGCCCGACAGCATTGTCGACGGCGCCATCATCGATGGCGGCGCGGTCGCCGATGCCGTGCGGCGCCTGTTCGCCAACAAGCGCTTCAAGGCCAAGGACATCGTCGCGTCGCTGTCGGGCAACTCGGTGATCGTCAAGAAGATCACGCTGCCGGCGATGACCGAGTCGGAACTGTCCGAGTCCATCTACTGGGAAGCCGAGCAGTACATCCCGTTCGACATCCAGGACGTGAACCTCGACTACGAGATCCTCGACCCGGGCACCGGCCAGGACAGCCAGGGCAGCATGGAAGTGCTGCTGGTCGCCGCCAAGAAGGACAAGATCGCCGACTACACCAACGTGATCGCCCAGGCGGGCAAGACGCCGGTGATTGTCGATGTCGACGTGTTCGCGCTGCAGAACGCCTTCGAGGCCAACTACGGCTTCGAGCCGACCGCGGTCGTGGCCATCCTCAATGCCGGCGCCAGCGCCATCAACATCAACATCCTGACCGGCGCGCAGTCGGTGTTCACCCGCGACGTCTCGATGGGTGGCAATGCGTTCACCGAGGCGGTGCAGAAGGAACTGAACCTGCCGTACGAAGCGGCCGAGATGCTGAAGAAGGGGCAGGACGTCGATGGCGCCACCTTCGAGGACGCGCGCGCCGTGCTGCGGGCCATGACCGACAACGTGCTGCTCGAGGTCGAGAAGACGTTCGACTTTTTCAAGGCCACCGCGGCCAGCGAGCGCATTGACCGCATCATGCTGTGCGGCGGCGCGTCGCGGGTCGAGGGCTTTGCCGAGTCGCTGCGCGAGCGGTTCGACACCGAAGTGGAGCGGTTCGATCCGTTCCGCCAGGTCGCCTGCGACCCCAAGAAACTCGGCATCGAGAGCGCCGAGGACCTGGCGCCGGTGGCGGCGGTGGCGATGGGCCTCGCGTTGCGCAAGGTGGGTGACCGATGA
- the rplM gene encoding 50S ribosomal protein L13 produces the protein MQTYVPSVKTMPVKWHVIDANGKVLGRIATDAAKLLQGKHKAIYTPYLDTGDHVVIVNVDKVKLTGRKEDQKVYQRHSGYPGGLRTDRAKVVRAENPMRMVEEAVRGMLPKSKLGDAMYRKLNVYAGDKHPHAAQKPTAFEVK, from the coding sequence ATGCAGACTTACGTACCCTCTGTGAAGACCATGCCCGTGAAGTGGCATGTCATTGATGCCAATGGCAAGGTCCTTGGCCGCATTGCCACCGACGCCGCGAAGCTGTTGCAGGGCAAGCACAAAGCCATTTACACCCCGTATCTCGACACCGGCGATCACGTCGTGATCGTCAACGTCGACAAGGTGAAGCTGACCGGCCGCAAGGAAGACCAGAAGGTCTACCAGCGCCACAGTGGCTACCCCGGCGGCCTGCGCACCGACCGCGCCAAGGTCGTTCGCGCGGAGAACCCGATGCGCATGGTCGAAGAAGCCGTGCGCGGCATGTTGCCGAAGTCGAAGCTCGGCGACGCGATGTATCGCAAGTTGAATGTGTATGCCGGCGACAAGCACCCGCACGCCGCACAGAAACCCACCGCTTTCGAGGTCAAGTAA
- the rpsI gene encoding 30S ribosomal protein S9, producing MAATEYYATGRRKESTARVFLRPGTGTIKVNKREFVEFFPRETLRILVKSPLILTETAEQFDILATVSGGGMTGQAGAIRLGISRALCEFNLELRSKLKKDGLLTRDARAKERKKYGMAGARKRFQFSKR from the coding sequence TTGGCAGCTACTGAATATTACGCAACCGGGCGGCGCAAGGAATCGACGGCCCGCGTGTTCCTTCGTCCCGGCACCGGCACCATCAAGGTCAACAAGCGCGAGTTCGTCGAGTTCTTCCCGCGCGAGACGCTCCGCATCCTGGTGAAGTCCCCGCTCATCCTCACGGAAACCGCCGAACAGTTCGACATCCTGGCGACCGTGTCTGGCGGCGGCATGACCGGGCAGGCCGGCGCGATTCGCCTCGGCATCTCCCGCGCGTTGTGCGAGTTCAATCTCGAACTGCGCTCGAAGCTCAAGAAAGACGGCTTGCTCACGCGCGATGCGCGCGCGAAAGAACGCAAGAAATACGGCATGGCTGGCGCCCGCAAGCGGTTCCAGTTCAGCAAGCGCTAA
- the rpsB gene encoding 30S ribosomal protein S2 — protein sequence MTPLAMKDLLEAGVHFGHQTKRWNPKMKPFIFGERSGIYILDLGKTVKHYREAEDFVRQLAAEGKSILFVGTKRQAQDVVAEEATRCGMYYVNERWLGGLLTNFTTIQRSLNRLRDLEAMSTDGRYETMPKKEIAKAEKEKRKLLKNLEGIRHMGRLPDALFVVDTRKEQIAVDEARKLKIPVIGIVDTNCDPDQIDYVIPGNDDALRSVKLFVSRVADAVIDGRSQRESAMAEQQQSEAEAAAAREASRTVRPADINKPQRPAETPAPTA from the coding sequence TTGACCCCGCTCGCGATGAAGGACCTGCTCGAAGCAGGCGTGCACTTCGGACACCAGACCAAGCGTTGGAATCCCAAGATGAAGCCGTTCATCTTCGGGGAACGCAGTGGCATCTACATTCTCGACCTCGGCAAGACCGTCAAGCACTACCGAGAGGCCGAGGACTTTGTGCGCCAGCTGGCGGCCGAAGGCAAGTCCATCCTCTTCGTGGGCACCAAGCGCCAGGCCCAGGACGTGGTCGCCGAAGAAGCGACGCGCTGCGGCATGTATTACGTCAACGAGCGCTGGCTCGGCGGCCTGCTGACCAACTTCACCACGATTCAACGCAGCCTCAACCGCTTGCGCGATCTCGAGGCGATGTCGACCGACGGCCGCTACGAGACGATGCCCAAGAAGGAAATCGCGAAGGCCGAGAAGGAGAAGCGCAAGCTCCTCAAGAACCTCGAAGGCATTCGCCACATGGGCCGCCTGCCCGACGCGCTGTTCGTCGTCGATACGCGCAAGGAACAGATTGCCGTGGACGAGGCCCGCAAGCTGAAGATCCCGGTGATCGGCATCGTCGACACCAACTGCGATCCCGATCAGATCGACTACGTGATTCCGGGCAACGACGACGCGCTGCGTTCGGTCAAGTTGTTCGTGTCGCGCGTGGCCGATGCGGTCATCGACGGCCGCAGCCAGCGTGAATCGGCGATGGCCGAGCAGCAGCAGAGCGAGGCCGAAGCGGCCGCCGCGCGCGAGGCCAGCCGCACGGTGCGCCCGGCGGACATCAACAAGCCCCAGCGTCCCGCTGAGACGCCCGCCCCGACGGCCTAG
- the tsf gene encoding translation elongation factor Ts, with the protein MAATAAQVKELRDKTGAGMMDCKAALEESGGDVDKAVDILRKKGLAQAAKRAGRLAKDGVIGHYIHMGGKVGVLVEVNCETDFVARTPEFQTLAKEIAMHIAAASPLVVRREELGPDVLEKEREIYRAQFASSGKPANVIEKIIEGKLDSYYSQVCLLDQPSVRDPNVTINQMVAAATAKTGENVTITRFVRFKLGELAQE; encoded by the coding sequence ATGGCAGCGACAGCAGCACAGGTCAAGGAACTGCGCGACAAGACCGGCGCGGGAATGATGGATTGCAAGGCGGCACTCGAGGAATCGGGCGGCGACGTCGACAAGGCCGTCGACATTCTGCGCAAGAAGGGCCTGGCCCAGGCGGCCAAGCGCGCCGGCCGCCTCGCCAAGGACGGCGTGATTGGTCACTACATCCACATGGGCGGCAAGGTGGGCGTGCTCGTGGAAGTGAACTGCGAGACGGATTTCGTGGCCCGCACACCCGAGTTCCAGACGCTGGCCAAGGAGATCGCCATGCACATCGCCGCGGCCAGCCCGCTGGTGGTGCGGCGCGAAGAGCTCGGCCCAGACGTCCTCGAGAAGGAACGCGAGATTTACCGCGCCCAGTTCGCCAGTTCGGGCAAGCCGGCCAACGTCATCGAGAAGATCATCGAGGGCAAGCTCGACAGCTACTACTCGCAGGTGTGCCTGCTGGATCAGCCGTCGGTGCGCGACCCCAACGTCACGATCAATCAAATGGTGGCGGCCGCCACGGCCAAGACGGGCGAAAACGTCACTATCACGCGGTTCGTGCGCTTCAAGCTGGGCGAACTCGCACAGGAATAA
- the pyrH gene encoding UMP kinase, whose translation MSAPSSPPPHYKRILLKLSGEALMGDQNYGIDPAVATRIAQDIAEIQALGVQTAVVIGGGNIFRGLAASARGMDRSTGDYMGMLATVINALALQDALEHNGVATRVLTAIEMRAVAEPFIRRRAVRHLEKGRVVVFAAGTGNPYFTTDTAAALRAMEMKAEVILKGTKVDGIYTADPVKDPSATRYDTISYLQVLQARLQVMDATAISLCMDNKLPILVFNLKTPGNIRRVVMGETIGTLVTA comes from the coding sequence GTGTCCGCCCCGTCCTCTCCCCCTCCCCACTACAAACGCATCCTTTTGAAACTGTCTGGCGAAGCCCTCATGGGCGACCAGAACTACGGGATCGACCCGGCCGTGGCCACGCGCATCGCCCAGGACATTGCCGAGATCCAGGCGCTCGGGGTCCAGACGGCGGTGGTCATCGGCGGCGGCAACATCTTCCGCGGGCTGGCGGCCAGTGCGCGCGGCATGGACCGGTCGACCGGCGACTACATGGGCATGCTGGCCACCGTCATCAACGCCCTCGCGCTGCAGGATGCCCTCGAGCACAACGGGGTCGCCACGCGGGTGCTGACGGCCATCGAAATGCGCGCGGTCGCCGAGCCGTTCATCCGCCGCCGCGCTGTCCGCCACCTGGAAAAGGGCCGCGTCGTGGTGTTCGCGGCCGGGACCGGCAATCCCTACTTCACGACCGACACCGCCGCGGCGCTCAGGGCCATGGAGATGAAGGCCGAAGTCATCCTGAAGGGCACCAAGGTCGACGGCATCTACACCGCCGACCCGGTCAAGGACCCGTCAGCGACCCGCTACGACACCATTTCGTACCTGCAGGTGCTGCAGGCACGCCTGCAGGTCATGGACGCCACCGCCATTTCCCTGTGCATGGACAACAAGCTGCCAATTCTCGTGTTCAACCTCAAGACGCCGGGCAACATCCGCCGGGTCGTGATGGGGGAAACCATCGGGACACTCGTGACGGCTTAA